From Vitis vinifera cultivar Pinot Noir 40024 chromosome 5, ASM3070453v1, the proteins below share one genomic window:
- the LOC109122546 gene encoding uncharacterized protein LOC109122546, translating to MVSIATIPAFPCNNTRSFSRHFLTRRSTPPSFSAGTWRSTAITSKLKEKTALEYRKLGDSDLNISEITLGTMTFGEQNTENEAHEILSYAFEHVINALDTAEAVSGFHFRLPL from the exons ATGGTCTCCATCGCCACAATCCCTGCTTTTCCCTGCAACAACACCCGTTCCTTCTCTCGCCATTTCCTCACTCGCCGTTCCACACCACCCTCATTCAGTGCTGGAACATGGAGGAGCACAGCCATCACTTCCAAACTCAAAGAAAAGACTGCTTTGGAGTACAGGAAACTTGGGGACTCTGATCTTAATATCAGCGAGATTACTCTTGGAACG ATGACATTTGGGGAACAGAATACTGAAAATGAGGCTCATGAGATACTCAGTTACGCGTTTGAGCATGTGATTAATGCTCTGGACACTGCAGAAGCTGTAAGTGGATTTCATTTTCGACTTCCATTATAG